In Clostridium sp. DL-VIII, the following proteins share a genomic window:
- a CDS encoding FtsK/SpoIIIE domain-containing protein yields MKFYKNRGKRIKTSDKSLVFNFAAASLTVIFSIAFLLINAKQILHINWRSVSVLKNGTFQFQITAYFVFSVIFATGVSSFSAWLYYRFQYDRIKQLMHRQKLARMILENKWYEAEQVQSNSFFKDLHSGKTKEKITHFPKMYYKLKNGLIHIQVEITMGKYQDQLLHLEKKLESGLYCEITDKELKDSYVEYTLLYDTIANRISIEDVQAEYGKLRLMKNIWWEYDKLPHMLIAGGTGGGKSYFILTLIEALLRTNSILYVLDPKNSDLADLEVVMPNVYYKRDDMIVCIDNFYDEMMKRNEDMKQMKGYKTGENYAYLGLAANFLVFDEYVAFMEMLGSKESAVVLNKLKQIVMLGRQSGYFLILACQRPDAKYLGDGMRDQFNFRVALGRMSEMGYNMMFGEVEKNFFLKQIKGRGYVDTGTSVISEFYTPLVPKGHDFLDEISKLIVKTEKES; encoded by the coding sequence ATGAAATTCTATAAAAATAGGGGAAAGAGAATCAAAACCAGCGATAAATCGCTGGTTTTTAATTTTGCAGCTGCTTCATTAACAGTAATTTTTAGTATAGCGTTTTTATTAATTAATGCAAAACAAATATTGCATATAAACTGGAGAAGTGTAAGTGTTTTAAAAAATGGTACTTTTCAGTTCCAGATTACTGCTTATTTTGTGTTTAGTGTGATTTTTGCAACAGGAGTAAGTTCATTTTCGGCATGGTTATATTACCGTTTTCAATATGACAGAATTAAGCAGCTAATGCATCGACAAAAATTAGCAAGAATGATACTAGAAAATAAATGGTATGAAGCAGAACAGGTACAATCAAACAGTTTTTTTAAAGATCTACATTCTGGCAAAACAAAAGAAAAAATCACTCATTTTCCAAAGATGTACTATAAGCTAAAAAATGGTTTGATTCATATTCAAGTAGAAATTACTATGGGTAAATATCAAGATCAGCTATTACATCTTGAAAAGAAGCTTGAAAGTGGTCTATATTGTGAAATTACTGACAAGGAATTGAAAGATTCTTATGTAGAATATACGCTGCTTTATGATACAATAGCAAATCGTATTTCTATTGAAGATGTACAGGCGGAATATGGAAAGTTAAGACTAATGAAAAATATTTGGTGGGAATATGATAAATTGCCTCATATGCTTATTGCAGGCGGTACAGGTGGAGGAAAAAGTTATTTCATTTTAACTTTAATTGAAGCTTTGCTGCGTACTAATTCTATACTTTATGTTCTTGATCCAAAGAATTCGGACCTTGCAGATTTGGAAGTTGTTATGCCTAATGTCTATTATAAAAGGGATGATATGATTGTCTGTATTGATAACTTTTATGATGAAATGATGAAGCGTAATGAGGACATGAAACAGATGAAGGGATATAAAACAGGAGAAAATTATGCTTATTTGGGATTAGCTGCGAATTTTTTGGTTTTTGATGAATATGTTGCTTTTATGGAAATGCTGGGAAGTAAGGAAAGTGCGGTTGTTCTTAATAAATTAAAACAAATTGTTATGCTTGGAAGACAGTCCGGATATTTTTTGATTCTTGCTTGTCAAAGACCAGATGCTAAATATCTTGGGGATGGAATGAGGGATCAGTTTAATTTTCGTGTAGCTTTAGGGCGTATGTCTGAAATGGGATATAATATGATGTTTGGCGAGGTTGAAAAAAATTTTTTCTTAAAGCAAATTAAGGGAAGGGGGTATGTAGATACTGGTACTAGTGTAATATCTGAATTTTATACTCCACTTGTACCCAAAGGTCATGATTTCTTAGATGAAATAAGTAAATTGATTGTAAAAACGGAGAAAGAAAGCTGA
- a CDS encoding antirestriction protein ArdA: protein MEMRVYIANLGKYNEGELVGEWFTPPIDIEDMKEKIGLNGEYEEYAIHDFELPFDIDEYTPIEEVNRLCALAEELEGTPIELEMREIQNNFFSSFEEMAEHVDDIIYYPDCDDMEDVARYLIEETGTLGEIPASLQNYIDYEAYGRDLEIEGNFLVTAHGIFEYIG from the coding sequence ATGGAGATGCGGGTTTACATTGCTAATTTAGGTAAATACAATGAAGGAGAACTTGTTGGAGAATGGTTTACTCCACCTATTGACATAGAAGATATGAAAGAAAAAATAGGTTTAAATGGTGAATATGAAGAATATGCTATACATGATTTTGAACTTCCTTTTGACATTGATGAATATACTCCAATTGAAGAAGTTAACCGTTTATGTGCTTTAGCTGAAGAATTAGAAGGAACGCCTATTGAACTTGAAATGAGAGAGATTCAAAATAACTTCTTTAGCAGCTTTGAAGAAATGGCAGAGCATGTTGATGACATTATCTATTACCCAGACTGTGATGATATGGAAGATGTAGCGCGTTATCTTATTGAGGAAACAGGAACTTTAGGAGAAATTCCAGCCAGTTTGCAAAACTATATCGACTACGAAGCCTACGGAAGAGATCTAGAGATAGAAGGAAATTTTCTTGTTACAGCTCATGGCATTTTTGAATATATAGGATAA
- the mobT gene encoding MobT family relaxase, producing MEESTWIKELKEKRADYGISQNKLAIAVGITRQYLSDIETGKAFPSVEIQTSIMEALERFNPDAPLEMLFDYVRIRFPTLDVKHVVEDILRLKLSYMLHEDYGFYSYSEHYCIGDIFVLVSGEEEKGVLLELKGRGCRQFENYLLAQKRSWYEFFMDALAEGGVMKRLDLAINDRTGILNIPSLTEKCRKEECISVFRSFKNYRSGELVRKDEKECMGNTLYIGSLKSEVYLCIYEKDYEQYKKNDIPIEDAEVKNRFEIRLKNERAYYAIRDLMFYDNPERTAFKIINRYIRFVDKEDGKSRSEWKLNDEWAWFIGENRESMKLTTKPEPYSFRRTLNWISRQVAPTLKMAMKLDEINDTQIINEIITNAKLTERHEKILKQQAAAVGEMITDPI from the coding sequence TTGGAGGAAAGCACGTGGATAAAAGAATTAAAAGAGAAAAGAGCTGATTATGGTATTTCACAAAACAAGCTTGCGATAGCTGTTGGTATTACAAGACAATATTTAAGTGATATTGAAACAGGTAAGGCTTTTCCATCCGTAGAAATTCAAACATCTATTATGGAAGCGCTCGAACGTTTTAATCCAGATGCACCACTAGAAATGCTATTTGACTATGTGAGGATTCGCTTTCCGACGCTTGATGTTAAGCATGTCGTAGAAGATATTTTGAGACTTAAACTATCCTATATGCTTCATGAGGATTACGGTTTTTACTCTTATTCAGAGCATTACTGTATAGGTGATATTTTTGTACTGGTATCTGGCGAAGAAGAAAAGGGAGTACTACTAGAACTAAAAGGGCGTGGCTGCCGTCAGTTTGAAAATTATCTGCTGGCACAAAAGCGGAGCTGGTATGAATTTTTTATGGATGCACTGGCAGAAGGAGGCGTAATGAAGCGGCTTGACCTCGCCATAAATGACAGGACGGGAATTTTAAATATTCCCAGTCTTACAGAAAAGTGTAGGAAGGAAGAATGTATTTCCGTGTTTCGCAGCTTTAAGAATTACCGCAGCGGTGAATTGGTTCGTAAGGATGAAAAAGAGTGTATGGGAAATACACTGTATATTGGTTCTTTGAAGAGCGAAGTTTATTTGTGCATTTATGAAAAGGATTATGAACAGTACAAGAAAAATGATATTCCAATAGAAGATGCAGAAGTAAAAAATCGTTTTGAAATACGACTTAAGAATGAAAGAGCTTATTATGCTATTCGTGATTTGATGTTTTATGATAATCCAGAACGTACTGCTTTTAAAATTATCAATCGCTATATTCGTTTTGTGGATAAAGAGGATGGAAAGTCTCGCAGTGAGTGGAAATTAAATGATGAATGGGCGTGGTTCATTGGAGAAAATAGAGAATCTATGAAGCTTACTACAAAGCCAGAGCCGTACTCATTTAGACGAACTTTGAATTGGATTTCTCGTCAAGTTGCTCCAACCTTAAAGATGGCTATGAAGCTTGATGAAATTAATGATACGCAGATTATAAATGAGATTATCACTAATGCAAAGCTTACAGAAAGACATGAGAAAATATTAAAACAGCAGGCAGCTGCGGTTGGGGAGATGATAACTGACCCTATATAA
- a CDS encoding YdcP family protein yields MRLANGIVIDKEATFGNLKFSALRREVYVQNEDGTPSSEIKERTYDLKSGGQGRMIQVSIPATVSLKEFDYNAEVEIIDPLADTVANATFQGANVDWYLKAQDIVLKKQSSFTNQSQKSQEKQKSQE; encoded by the coding sequence ATGAGATTAGCAAATGGAATTGTTATTGATAAAGAAGCTACATTTGGAAATTTAAAATTTTCTGCTTTAAGACGTGAGGTATACGTACAGAATGAAGATGGTACGCCATCAAGTGAAATCAAGGAACGTACCTATGATTTAAAGTCAGGAGGGCAAGGAAGAATGATTCAAGTTAGTATTCCGGCCACTGTGTCTTTAAAGGAATTTGATTACAACGCAGAAGTTGAGATTATAGATCCTTTAGCAGATACTGTTGCAAATGCTACTTTTCAGGGAGCGAACGTGGACTGGTATCTTAAAGCGCAAGATATTGTTTTAAAGAAGCAGTCTTCTTTTACTAATCAAAGTCAGAAGTCACAGGAAAAACAAAAATCACAGGAATAA
- a CDS encoding YdcP family protein — MELKYVIPNMEKTFGNLEYAGEGNIEQRRVNGHNTILSRSYNLYSDIQRADDIVVILPVEAGEKHFEVEKKVKLINPRITAEGYRIGERGFTNYILHADDMI; from the coding sequence ATGGAACTAAAATATGTGATCCCAAACATGGAAAAGACATTCGGAAATTTAGAATATGCTGGTGAAGGTAATATTGAACAAAGAAGAGTAAATGGGCATAATACAATTTTGTCACGTAGCTACAATTTATATTCAGATATTCAGAGGGCAGATGATATTGTTGTTATTCTTCCAGTTGAAGCAGGAGAGAAACATTTTGAAGTTGAAAAAAAGGTAAAGCTTATTAATCCACGAATTACCGCAGAAGGTTATAGAATTGGAGAGCGTGGATTTACAAATTATATTCTTCATGCAGATGACATGATATAA
- a CDS encoding glycoside hydrolase family 1 protein encodes MFHKNLKGFPKDFLWGASTSAYQVEGANLIDGKGPSCQDVKKVPEGTSELDVCADQYHRYKEDVALMAEMGFKVYRFSISWSRLIPEGTGAVNQKGIEYYNNLIDGCLKYNIIPLVTMFHFDMPAALDKRGGWSKRESIDWFVGFVKVMYENFGDRVKYWLTINEQNVLTLMGDVIGTTMIPEGCNNIRRELYQQNHHMLVAQAKAMALCHEMIPNAKIGPAPNISVVYPASCKPEDNLAAQNLNAIRNWLYLDMAVYGKYNNLVWSFLEENDAVPEILEGDMEILASGKPDFIGFNYYSTATVEAFNIEGGVGSTKDQQRAMDEPGVCKGFKNPNLQTTQFGWEIDPEGFRATAREIYSRYRLPLIVTENGLGAYDKLEEDGSIHDPYRIEYLRKHIEQLRLVITDGVEMMGYCPWSAIDLISTHEGMVKRYGFIYVDRDEFDLKTLDRYRKDSFYWYKKVISTNGKDLSN; translated from the coding sequence ATGTTTCATAAGAATTTAAAAGGTTTTCCAAAGGATTTTTTATGGGGAGCTTCAACATCTGCCTATCAAGTTGAAGGGGCTAACTTAATTGATGGTAAAGGACCATCTTGTCAGGATGTAAAAAAAGTACCAGAAGGAACTTCAGAATTAGATGTTTGTGCAGATCAATACCATCGTTATAAAGAGGACGTTGCTTTAATGGCTGAAATGGGCTTTAAGGTTTATCGTTTTTCTATTTCATGGTCTAGATTAATTCCAGAAGGAACTGGTGCAGTAAATCAAAAAGGAATAGAATATTATAATAATTTAATAGATGGATGTTTAAAATACAATATTATCCCTTTAGTTACAATGTTCCATTTTGATATGCCTGCAGCGCTAGATAAACGTGGCGGCTGGTCTAAAAGAGAATCAATTGATTGGTTTGTAGGCTTTGTAAAAGTTATGTATGAAAATTTTGGTGATAGAGTTAAGTACTGGTTAACTATTAATGAGCAAAATGTATTAACATTAATGGGTGATGTTATTGGTACTACAATGATACCTGAAGGATGTAATAACATAAGAAGAGAACTTTATCAACAAAACCATCACATGTTAGTTGCCCAGGCAAAAGCTATGGCCTTATGTCATGAAATGATTCCAAATGCTAAAATTGGACCAGCACCTAATATATCAGTGGTTTATCCTGCAAGTTGTAAACCAGAGGATAATTTAGCTGCTCAAAATTTAAATGCAATTCGTAACTGGCTATATTTAGATATGGCTGTGTATGGAAAATATAACAATTTAGTTTGGTCATTTTTAGAAGAAAATGATGCAGTTCCAGAAATTCTAGAAGGAGATATGGAAATTTTAGCTTCTGGAAAGCCAGATTTTATTGGATTCAATTATTACAGTACAGCTACAGTAGAAGCGTTTAATATTGAAGGTGGCGTAGGTAGTACAAAGGATCAGCAAAGAGCTATGGATGAACCTGGCGTATGTAAGGGCTTTAAAAATCCTAACTTACAAACAACACAATTTGGATGGGAAATCGATCCGGAAGGTTTTAGAGCTACAGCTAGAGAAATTTATTCAAGATACAGATTACCATTAATAGTAACTGAAAATGGTTTAGGAGCTTATGATAAATTAGAAGAAGATGGTTCAATTCATGATCCATATCGTATTGAATATTTAAGAAAACATATAGAACAGCTTCGTTTAGTTATTACAGATGGAGTTGAGATGATGGGGTATTGCCCATGGTCTGCTATCGATTTAATTTCTACCCATGAAGGTATGGTTAAACGTTATGGATTTATCTATGTAGATAGAGATGAATTTGATTTAAAGACCTTAGATCGTTATCGCAAAGACTCTTTCTATTGGTATAAAAAAGTTATTTCTACTAACGGTAAAGATTTAAGCAATTAA